The proteins below come from a single Agrococcus beijingensis genomic window:
- a CDS encoding aspartate/glutamate racemase family protein produces MQQQHPGEGVASTQTDSAPHGRAAASRAPRAPGPPVLGILGGMSWHSTLAYYRTINEQVAAARGGHASARILLSSLDFDEIRDCQLRGDWAAAGALLAREATALERAGAGSIAIATNLMHKVAPAVEAAVAVPLVHIVDAVADAARQRGARTLGIVGTRWVMAEPFYGDRLARHGIRAVVPDASAQVELDRIVFDELTQGTVTDASRAVFRAAFAALVDAGADAIVLACTEIMLLVGEADATVPLIDSCLAHASALARVALGEASGDALAPDALQCVEHGLHRGNALRAMAMAQGDGPA; encoded by the coding sequence ATGCAACAGCAGCACCCGGGCGAGGGCGTCGCCTCGACGCAGACCGACTCCGCGCCCCACGGCCGAGCCGCCGCCTCGCGCGCCCCGCGCGCCCCGGGCCCACCGGTCCTCGGCATCCTCGGCGGCATGAGCTGGCACTCCACGCTCGCCTACTACCGCACGATCAACGAGCAGGTCGCGGCCGCCCGCGGCGGTCACGCGTCTGCCCGCATCCTGCTGTCGAGCCTCGACTTCGACGAGATCCGCGACTGCCAGCTGCGCGGCGACTGGGCAGCCGCGGGTGCGCTGCTCGCCCGCGAGGCGACGGCCCTCGAGCGCGCCGGCGCAGGATCGATCGCGATCGCGACGAACCTGATGCACAAGGTCGCGCCGGCCGTCGAGGCGGCCGTCGCGGTGCCGCTCGTGCACATCGTCGACGCGGTGGCCGATGCGGCGCGGCAGCGGGGAGCCCGCACCCTCGGCATCGTCGGCACCCGCTGGGTGATGGCCGAGCCGTTCTACGGCGACCGCCTCGCCCGCCACGGCATCCGCGCAGTCGTGCCGGACGCATCCGCCCAGGTCGAGCTCGACCGCATCGTCTTCGACGAGCTGACGCAGGGCACGGTGACGGATGCGTCCCGCGCCGTCTTCCGCGCCGCGTTCGCCGCGCTCGTCGACGCGGGCGCCGATGCGATCGTGCTCGCCTGCACCGAGATCATGCTGCTCGTCGGCGAGGCCGACGCGACGGTGCCGCTGATCGACTCGTGCCTGGCGCACGCGAGCGCTCTCGCCCGCGTCGCGCTGGGCGAGGCGTCAGGCGACGCGCTCGCTCCAGATGCGCTGCAGTGCGTCGAGCACGGTCTGCACCGCGGGAACGCGCTCCGCGCCATGGCGATGGCGCAGGGAGACGGTCCGGCCTGA
- the dhaM gene encoding dihydroxyacetone kinase phosphoryl donor subunit DhaM: MTVGLVIVSHSAKIAEGVVELAGQMAASVAIVAAGGTDDGGIGTSFDKVQAALTAAESGDGVVVLCDLGSAVLTAETAVDLVDAPERIRIADAPIVEGAVAAAVAAQGGDALDAVVAAAEDRVAQPAAPAGAGTALPAGADTARLEVELENEHGLHARPAAELVRTAAAFDAAVTVEGVDATSLLRVLALGLDRGRRITFEASGPQAAQAIEAIEALVRARFGE; this comes from the coding sequence GTGACGGTCGGGCTGGTCATCGTCTCCCACTCGGCGAAGATCGCCGAGGGCGTCGTCGAGCTGGCCGGCCAGATGGCGGCGTCGGTCGCGATCGTCGCCGCCGGCGGCACCGACGACGGCGGCATCGGCACCAGCTTCGACAAGGTGCAGGCGGCGCTGACGGCGGCCGAGTCCGGCGACGGCGTCGTCGTGCTGTGCGACCTCGGCTCGGCGGTGCTGACGGCCGAGACCGCAGTCGACCTCGTCGACGCACCCGAGCGCATCCGCATCGCCGACGCGCCGATCGTCGAGGGCGCCGTCGCCGCAGCCGTGGCGGCGCAGGGCGGCGACGCGCTCGACGCCGTGGTGGCTGCGGCCGAGGACCGCGTCGCGCAACCTGCGGCACCGGCGGGGGCCGGCACGGCGCTGCCGGCGGGTGCCGACACGGCGCGGCTCGAGGTGGAGCTCGAGAACGAGCACGGCCTGCACGCACGCCCCGCAGCGGAGCTCGTGCGCACCGCGGCCGCCTTCGACGCGGCGGTCACGGTCGAGGGCGTCGATGCGACGAGTCTGCTGCGGGTGCTGGCGCTCGGCCTCGACCGCGGTCGGCGGATCACGTTCGAGGCGAGCGGACCGCAGGCGGCCCAGGCGATCGAGGCGATCGAGGCGCTGGTGCGCGCCCGATTCGGGGAATGA
- a CDS encoding cytochrome c, which yields MIGLVAAGGASVAVGSVANAEPAGAPLAQQLTAEDGELLFRANCATCHGLNAEGTENGVSLIGVGAASVDFQVMTGRMPMAMQGPQAEQREPQFSQEQSDAMGDYIASLAPGPGIPDEELLDVSQVDDEGVARGAELFRINCAMCHNVAGAGGALTEGKFAPHLKDIDPAHVYEAMLTGPQNMPVFNDANISPDEKREILAYLDYLDNNPSVGGFDLGGLGPVSEGLFIWIFGLGGLVAVTVWLTSKPN from the coding sequence ATGATCGGACTCGTCGCCGCGGGCGGCGCCTCCGTCGCGGTCGGCTCTGTCGCGAACGCGGAGCCCGCAGGCGCCCCGCTCGCACAGCAGCTGACGGCTGAGGACGGCGAGCTGCTGTTCCGCGCCAACTGCGCCACGTGCCACGGGCTGAACGCCGAGGGCACCGAGAACGGCGTCAGCCTCATCGGCGTCGGTGCGGCATCCGTCGACTTCCAGGTCATGACGGGCCGCATGCCGATGGCCATGCAGGGCCCGCAGGCAGAGCAGCGCGAACCGCAGTTCTCGCAGGAGCAGTCCGACGCGATGGGCGACTACATCGCCTCGCTGGCCCCCGGGCCGGGCATCCCCGACGAGGAGCTGCTCGACGTCTCGCAGGTCGATGACGAGGGCGTCGCCCGCGGCGCCGAGCTCTTCCGCATCAACTGCGCCATGTGCCACAACGTGGCCGGCGCCGGCGGTGCGCTCACCGAGGGGAAGTTCGCCCCGCATCTGAAGGACATCGACCCCGCGCACGTCTACGAGGCGATGCTCACCGGTCCGCAGAACATGCCCGTCTTCAACGACGCGAACATCTCCCCCGACGAGAAGCGCGAGATCCTCGCCTACCTCGACTACCTCGACAACAACCCGTCGGTCGGAGGCTTCGACCTCGGCGGGCTCGGCCCGGTCTCCGAGGGTCTCTTCATCTGGATCTTCGGCCTCGGCGGCCTCGTCGCCGTGACCGTGTGGCTCACCTCGAAGCCGAACTGA
- a CDS encoding MIP/aquaporin family protein: MDQNLGLVFLSELVGTAMLVLLGCGVVANVVLKGNKGFGGGFLMINFGWGLAVFAGVVVSIYSGAHINPAVTLGLAANSLVTGDEFNWAAVPVYLIAQLIGAFLGAVLCWLAYKQHFDAEEDPGAKLGTFSTGPAIRSTGWNLVTEIIGTFVLVFVVIGFGAQGGDADAVAPAGLASLGALPVALLVVGIGASLGGPTGYAINPARDLGPRIAHAILPIRGKGSSDWGYSWIPVVGPIIGGVLGGVAAPALVAMIAAG; the protein is encoded by the coding sequence GTGGATCAGAACCTCGGTCTGGTTTTCCTCTCAGAGCTGGTCGGCACCGCGATGCTCGTGCTCCTCGGCTGCGGCGTGGTCGCCAACGTCGTGCTCAAGGGCAACAAGGGCTTCGGCGGCGGCTTCCTCATGATCAACTTCGGCTGGGGCTTGGCGGTGTTCGCCGGCGTCGTCGTCTCGATCTACTCCGGAGCGCACATCAACCCGGCGGTGACCCTCGGGCTCGCGGCCAACTCGCTCGTCACGGGCGACGAGTTCAACTGGGCCGCCGTGCCGGTCTACCTCATCGCGCAGCTGATCGGCGCGTTCCTCGGCGCGGTGCTCTGCTGGCTCGCCTACAAGCAGCACTTCGACGCCGAGGAGGACCCGGGCGCCAAGCTGGGCACCTTCTCGACCGGCCCGGCGATCCGCTCGACCGGCTGGAACCTGGTCACCGAGATCATCGGCACGTTCGTGCTGGTGTTCGTGGTGATCGGCTTCGGCGCCCAGGGCGGCGACGCAGACGCGGTCGCTCCTGCCGGCCTCGCATCGCTCGGCGCGCTGCCGGTCGCCCTGCTGGTCGTCGGCATCGGCGCCTCGCTCGGTGGCCCGACGGGCTACGCCATCAACCCCGCGCGCGACCTCGGCCCGCGCATCGCGCACGCGATCCTGCCGATCAGAGGCAAGGGCTCCAGCGATTGGGGCTACTCCTGGATCCCGGTCGTCGGGCCCATCATCGGCGGCGTGCTCGGCGGCGTCGCCGCGCCGGCGCTGGTCGCGATGATCGCAGCGGGCTGA
- the trpD gene encoding anthranilate phosphoribosyltransferase, producing MDRLLTWPVVLESLLAGEDLAIRQAEWAMAEVVAGRATEAQIAGFLIALRGKGVVAEELVGFRDAILEAAVPLAGDTRVVDIVGTGGDRQHTVNISTTASIVVAASGVPVLKHGNRAVSSSSGASDVLEALGLVPADDDPAVVRRILEQAGISFAWATRFHPGFRHAGPVRAQLGVPTVFNYLGPLVNPARPEVSLVGVADKHVIEQFVGVFATRGATALVVRGEDGLDELTTTGHSELWEVARGDVVEHDIDPRELGIPRASLDDLRGGSAEQNADVLRRTLAGEQGPVRDIVLLNAAAALVAWRLDRDPRQKDRSLVERLSEELVIARDAVDSGAATRTLEAWRAAAGA from the coding sequence ATGGATCGCCTCTTGACCTGGCCAGTCGTCCTCGAATCCCTGCTGGCAGGTGAGGATCTCGCGATCCGCCAGGCTGAGTGGGCCATGGCCGAGGTCGTCGCGGGACGCGCCACCGAGGCGCAGATCGCCGGCTTCCTCATCGCGCTGCGCGGCAAGGGCGTCGTCGCCGAGGAATTGGTGGGCTTCCGCGACGCGATCCTCGAGGCCGCCGTGCCGCTCGCCGGCGACACCCGAGTCGTCGACATCGTGGGCACCGGCGGCGACCGGCAGCACACCGTCAACATCTCCACCACAGCCAGCATCGTGGTGGCCGCCAGCGGCGTGCCGGTGCTCAAGCACGGCAACCGCGCCGTGTCGTCATCCTCGGGCGCGTCGGACGTGCTCGAGGCGCTCGGGCTCGTGCCCGCCGACGACGATCCGGCGGTCGTCCGCCGCATCCTCGAGCAGGCCGGCATCTCCTTCGCCTGGGCCACGCGCTTCCACCCCGGCTTCCGCCACGCGGGCCCCGTCCGCGCGCAGCTCGGCGTGCCCACCGTCTTCAACTACCTCGGCCCCCTGGTGAACCCCGCGCGACCCGAGGTGTCGCTCGTCGGCGTCGCCGACAAGCACGTGATCGAGCAGTTCGTGGGGGTCTTCGCCACCCGCGGCGCGACCGCACTGGTCGTGCGCGGCGAGGACGGCCTCGACGAGCTGACCACCACCGGCCACTCCGAGCTCTGGGAGGTCGCGCGCGGCGACGTCGTCGAGCACGACATCGACCCCCGCGAGCTCGGCATCCCGCGCGCCAGCCTCGACGACCTGCGAGGCGGCTCCGCCGAGCAGAACGCCGACGTGCTGCGACGCACCCTGGCCGGCGAGCAGGGGCCGGTGCGCGACATCGTGCTGCTCAACGCGGCCGCCGCCCTGGTCGCCTGGCGCCTCGACCGCGACCCTCGGCAGAAGGACCGTTCGCTGGTCGAGCGGCTCTCCGAGGAGCTGGTGATCGCGCGCGACGCCGTCGACTCCGGCGCCGCCACGCGCACGCTCGAGGCGTGGCGCGCCGCCGCAGGCGCCTGA
- a CDS encoding DMT family transporter gives MAGTGTARLATVLLIALTVVWGSTFFLIKDLVEHVPSLDFLGVRFLIAAAIMTAIAWRRVARLGRPLLLRSAVLGLLYTAAQILQTVGLETTPASVSGFLTGVYVVLTPLIAALAFRHRIERGTWIAVAVAAAGLVVLTLTGISFGVGEALTLGGALAYALHILATARWARVEHALGMAIVQLWVIGAVCFAAGAPDGITLPSTAGQWASMGYMVVFASILAMWVQTWAQAQITATRAAIIMTAEPVWATAFAVAFGGEGLTWRLLVGGGMILGAMYAVELVAARRPARRDEPPTGAIDAVVRMPGE, from the coding sequence ATGGCAGGAACGGGCACCGCGCGACTCGCGACGGTGCTGCTCATCGCCCTGACCGTGGTGTGGGGCTCGACCTTCTTCCTGATCAAGGATCTCGTCGAGCACGTGCCGTCGCTCGACTTCCTGGGCGTGCGCTTCCTGATCGCGGCGGCGATCATGACGGCGATCGCCTGGCGCCGCGTCGCACGGCTCGGGAGGCCGCTGCTGCTGCGCTCGGCGGTGCTCGGGCTCCTCTACACGGCGGCGCAGATCCTGCAGACCGTCGGCCTCGAGACGACGCCCGCCTCGGTCAGCGGCTTCCTCACCGGCGTCTACGTGGTGCTGACGCCGCTGATCGCCGCCCTGGCCTTCCGGCACCGCATCGAGCGCGGCACCTGGATCGCCGTCGCGGTGGCCGCCGCCGGCCTCGTGGTGCTGACCCTCACCGGCATCTCCTTCGGCGTCGGCGAGGCGCTCACGCTCGGCGGCGCGCTCGCCTACGCGCTGCACATCCTCGCCACCGCGCGCTGGGCCCGCGTGGAGCACGCGCTCGGCATGGCGATCGTGCAGCTGTGGGTGATCGGCGCGGTGTGCTTCGCCGCCGGCGCCCCCGACGGCATCACTCTGCCGTCGACCGCCGGGCAGTGGGCGTCGATGGGGTACATGGTGGTCTTCGCCTCGATCCTCGCGATGTGGGTGCAGACCTGGGCGCAGGCGCAGATCACCGCCACGCGCGCCGCGATCATCATGACGGCCGAGCCGGTGTGGGCGACGGCGTTCGCGGTCGCGTTCGGCGGCGAGGGCCTCACCTGGCGCCTCCTCGTCGGCGGCGGCATGATCCTGGGCGCGATGTACGCGGTCGAGCTCGTGGCCGCGCGCAGGCCCGCGCGCCGCGACGAGCCGCCGACCGGCGCGATCGATGCCGTGGTGCGGATGCCGGGCGAGTAG
- the dhaL gene encoding dihydroxyacetone kinase subunit DhaL — protein MTALDGAWTRRWFEGVAAEVSRRKGELTALDRAIGDGDHGENLDRGFQAVLGKLDALDDAPTPGAVLKLVATTLISTVGGAAGPLYGTAFLKGAMAAGDRAELDAAALVEVLTAARDGIVARGKAEPNDKTMVDAWTPAVEAARSAGGDVRAALSAAAEAAAAGAVATEPLVAHKGRASYLGERAVGHRDPGAESTALLLRVAAETA, from the coding sequence GTGACCGCGCTCGACGGCGCGTGGACCCGCCGCTGGTTCGAGGGCGTCGCGGCCGAGGTCTCGCGCCGCAAGGGCGAGCTGACCGCCCTCGACCGCGCGATCGGCGACGGCGACCACGGCGAGAACCTCGACCGCGGGTTCCAGGCGGTGCTGGGCAAGCTCGACGCGCTCGACGACGCGCCGACCCCGGGCGCGGTGCTCAAGCTCGTCGCCACCACGCTCATCTCGACCGTCGGCGGCGCGGCCGGTCCGCTGTACGGCACGGCGTTCCTCAAGGGCGCGATGGCGGCCGGCGACCGAGCCGAGCTCGATGCCGCCGCGCTCGTCGAGGTGCTGACGGCCGCGCGCGACGGCATCGTCGCCCGGGGCAAGGCCGAGCCGAACGACAAGACGATGGTGGATGCGTGGACCCCGGCCGTCGAAGCCGCCCGGTCCGCAGGCGGTGACGTGCGCGCCGCCCTGTCGGCCGCCGCTGAGGCCGCGGCCGCCGGCGCCGTCGCGACCGAGCCGCTCGTGGCCCACAAGGGTCGGGCCTCCTACCTGGGCGAGCGCGCCGTCGGCCACCGCGACCCCGGCGCCGAGTCGACTGCCCTGCTGCTGCGGGTCGCGGCGGAGACGGCGTGA
- the glpK gene encoding glycerol kinase GlpK, translated as MNDYVIAIDQGTTSTRAILFDHSGSIVASGQLEHEQIFPQAGWVEHDPVEIWNNTREVIGQALSKANVTRHNVKAIGITNQRETAVVWNKSTGEPVYNAIVWQDTRTQKIVDRLADGDTDRYKQRVGLPLATYFSGTKIVWILENVQGAREAAEAGDLLFGTTDSWVLWNLTGGVNGGVHATDVTNASRTLFMDLETTSWNDEILADFGVPRSMLPEIRSSSGEFGVASSESLLRETPITGILGDQQAATFGQAAFDKGEAKNTYGTGNFLIFNTGEEIVHSKNGLLTTVGYKIGDEPTHYALEGSIAVTGSLIQWLRDNLGLIPDAPAVETLAKSVDDNGGAYFVPAFSGLFAPYWRPDARGALVGLTRYVNKGHIARAALEATAFQTAEVVDAVNADSGVDLTELKVDGGMIANDTLMQFQADILRVPVIRPVVAETTALGAAYAAGLAVGFWSSLDELRQQWQEDSRWEPQMEQEARDRTYRNWKKAVQKTLDWVDDDVD; from the coding sequence GTGAACGACTACGTCATCGCCATCGACCAGGGCACGACCTCCACCCGTGCCATCCTCTTCGACCACTCCGGGAGCATCGTCGCCTCCGGCCAGCTCGAGCACGAGCAGATCTTCCCGCAGGCGGGCTGGGTCGAGCACGACCCGGTCGAGATCTGGAACAACACCCGCGAGGTCATCGGCCAGGCCCTCTCGAAGGCCAACGTCACGCGCCACAACGTGAAGGCCATCGGCATCACCAACCAGCGCGAGACCGCCGTGGTCTGGAACAAGAGCACCGGCGAGCCGGTCTACAACGCCATCGTCTGGCAGGACACCCGCACGCAGAAAATCGTCGACCGGCTCGCCGACGGCGACACCGACCGCTACAAGCAGCGTGTCGGCCTGCCGCTGGCGACCTACTTCTCAGGCACGAAGATCGTCTGGATCCTCGAGAACGTCCAGGGCGCCCGTGAGGCCGCGGAGGCCGGCGACCTGCTGTTCGGCACCACCGACAGCTGGGTGCTGTGGAACCTCACCGGCGGCGTCAACGGCGGCGTGCACGCGACCGACGTCACGAACGCCTCGCGCACCCTGTTCATGGATCTCGAGACGACCAGCTGGAACGACGAGATCCTCGCCGACTTCGGCGTGCCGAGGTCGATGCTGCCCGAGATCCGCTCGTCGTCCGGCGAGTTCGGCGTCGCCTCGTCGGAGTCGCTGCTGCGCGAGACGCCCATCACCGGCATCCTCGGCGACCAGCAGGCCGCGACCTTCGGGCAGGCGGCGTTCGACAAGGGCGAGGCGAAGAACACCTACGGCACGGGCAACTTCCTGATCTTCAACACCGGCGAGGAGATCGTCCACTCGAAGAACGGCCTGCTCACGACCGTCGGCTACAAGATCGGCGACGAGCCCACCCACTACGCGCTCGAGGGCTCGATCGCGGTGACGGGCTCGCTGATCCAGTGGCTGCGCGACAACCTGGGCCTCATCCCCGACGCGCCAGCCGTCGAGACGCTCGCCAAGTCGGTCGACGACAACGGCGGCGCGTACTTCGTGCCCGCGTTCTCGGGGCTCTTCGCGCCCTATTGGCGGCCGGATGCGCGTGGCGCGCTGGTGGGACTCACCCGGTACGTCAACAAGGGGCACATCGCTCGCGCCGCGCTCGAGGCGACGGCCTTCCAGACGGCAGAGGTCGTCGATGCCGTCAACGCCGACTCGGGCGTGGACCTGACGGAGCTGAAGGTCGACGGCGGCATGATCGCCAACGACACGCTGATGCAGTTCCAGGCCGACATCCTGCGTGTGCCGGTCATCCGCCCCGTGGTCGCCGAGACGACGGCGCTCGGCGCCGCCTACGCCGCCGGCCTCGCGGTCGGCTTCTGGAGCTCGCTCGACGAGCTGCGCCAGCAGTGGCAGGAGGACTCGCGCTGGGAGCCGCAGATGGAGCAGGAGGCGCGCGACCGCACCTACCGCAACTGGAAGAAGGCGGTGCAGAAGACGCTCGACTGGGTCGACGACGACGTCGACTGA
- the dhaK gene encoding dihydroxyacetone kinase subunit DhaK: MKKLINDPAKTVDEGIAGFALAHPDLVRVVVDPPFVIVRADAPVAGKVGIVSGGGSGHEPLHGGFVGYGMLDAAVPGAMFTSPTPDPILEATKQVDAGAGVLHLVKNYTGDVLNFETAAELALAEGIEVQSVIVDDDVAVKDSLYTAGRRGVAGTMLVEKIAGAAAERGDNLDKVAEIARTVNSRVRSMGMALAPCTVPHAGEPSFVLADDEIEIGIGIHGEPGRERIALEPADRIVDRLMEPILEDLPFERGDRVVLLVNGMGGTPQSELYIVFRRAAEVLAERGIELARSLVGSYVTSLEMQGVSITLLQVDDELLGLYDAPVHTAALRWGR; this comes from the coding sequence GTGAAGAAGCTGATCAACGATCCTGCGAAGACCGTCGACGAGGGCATCGCGGGCTTCGCGCTCGCGCACCCCGATCTCGTGCGCGTCGTCGTCGACCCGCCGTTCGTGATCGTGCGGGCGGATGCGCCGGTCGCCGGCAAGGTCGGGATCGTCTCGGGCGGTGGGTCGGGCCACGAGCCGCTGCACGGCGGATTCGTCGGCTACGGCATGCTCGACGCCGCGGTGCCGGGCGCCATGTTCACCTCGCCCACGCCCGACCCGATCCTCGAGGCGACCAAGCAGGTCGACGCCGGCGCGGGCGTGCTGCACCTGGTGAAGAACTACACCGGCGACGTGCTGAACTTCGAGACGGCCGCCGAGCTCGCGCTCGCAGAGGGCATCGAGGTGCAGTCGGTGATCGTCGACGACGACGTCGCCGTCAAGGACTCGCTCTACACCGCCGGTCGGCGCGGCGTCGCGGGCACGATGCTGGTCGAGAAGATCGCCGGGGCGGCCGCCGAGCGCGGCGACAACCTCGACAAGGTCGCCGAGATCGCGCGCACGGTGAACAGCCGCGTGCGCTCGATGGGCATGGCGCTCGCGCCCTGCACGGTGCCGCACGCCGGGGAGCCGAGCTTCGTGCTCGCCGACGACGAGATCGAGATCGGCATCGGCATCCACGGCGAGCCGGGCCGCGAGCGCATCGCGCTCGAGCCGGCCGACCGCATCGTCGACCGGCTCATGGAGCCGATCCTCGAGGACCTGCCGTTCGAGCGCGGCGACCGGGTGGTGCTGCTGGTGAACGGCATGGGCGGCACGCCGCAGTCGGAGCTCTACATCGTCTTCCGCCGCGCGGCGGAGGTGCTCGCCGAGCGCGGCATCGAGCTCGCGCGCTCGCTGGTCGGCTCCTACGTCACCAGCCTCGAGATGCAGGGCGTGTCGATCACGCTGCTGCAGGTCGACGACGAGCTGCTGGGGCTCTACGACGCGCCGGTGCACACGGCCGCCCTGCGGTGGGGCCGGTGA
- a CDS encoding GNAT family N-acetyltransferase has translation MSQPQESIEIADNPEATRFEARIDGALAGFADYRDRDGVRAFVHTEIDPSFGGRGVGSQLVDEALRATIAEGKRILPRCSFVVARSAADEFAAHVVQ, from the coding sequence ATGAGCCAGCCGCAGGAGTCCATCGAGATCGCCGACAACCCGGAGGCGACCCGCTTCGAGGCACGCATCGACGGCGCGCTCGCCGGCTTCGCCGACTACCGCGACCGCGACGGGGTGCGCGCCTTCGTGCACACCGAGATCGACCCGTCGTTCGGCGGGCGCGGCGTGGGCTCGCAACTGGTCGACGAGGCGCTGCGCGCCACGATCGCCGAGGGCAAGCGGATCCTCCCCCGCTGCTCGTTCGTCGTGGCCCGCTCGGCCGCCGACGAGTTCGCCGCGCACGTCGTGCAGTAA
- a CDS encoding cytochrome c oxidase subunit 3, whose product MSTTALSSSPTVPMIRRPNTVAVGTIVWLGSEVMFFAGLFAIYFTLRSMSGDLFATEAEKLNVVFATINTAILLASSFTCQAGANAAEHGLVRRSGGRLQFAKWGMIEWFYLTYAMGAIFVVLQVFEYVELVQHGVTIQSNSYGSAFYITTGFHGLHVTAGLFAFLFVIGRAYAVKRFGHKEATSAHVISYYWHFVDVVWIGLYLVIYWLK is encoded by the coding sequence GTGTCCACTACTGCGCTCTCCTCGTCGCCCACGGTGCCGATGATCCGGCGGCCGAACACCGTCGCGGTCGGCACGATCGTCTGGCTCGGCAGCGAAGTCATGTTCTTCGCCGGTCTCTTCGCGATCTACTTCACCCTCCGATCGATGTCGGGTGATCTGTTCGCCACAGAGGCCGAGAAGCTGAACGTCGTGTTCGCCACGATCAACACCGCGATCCTGCTGGCGTCGAGCTTCACCTGCCAGGCGGGCGCGAACGCCGCGGAGCACGGCCTCGTGCGTCGTTCGGGCGGCCGGCTGCAGTTCGCCAAGTGGGGCATGATCGAGTGGTTCTACCTCACCTACGCGATGGGCGCGATCTTCGTCGTCCTGCAGGTGTTCGAGTACGTCGAGCTCGTCCAGCACGGCGTGACGATCCAGTCGAACTCGTACGGCAGCGCCTTCTACATCACGACCGGCTTCCACGGCCTGCACGTGACGGCCGGGCTGTTCGCCTTCCTGTTCGTCATCGGCCGCGCGTACGCGGTGAAGCGATTCGGGCACAAGGAGGCGACGAGCGCGCACGTCATCTCCTACTACTGGCACTTCGTCGACGTGGTCTGGATCGGCCTGTACCTCGTCATCTACTGGCTCAAGTAA
- a CDS encoding LysR family transcriptional regulator, which produces MQLDPRRILIFRTVAREGSVSGGARALGWTQPAVSQHIRLLEEEVGQALLLRSSTGVTLTEAGERLLRHADGIAGLLGSAEAELASLAEGAGSVTIAAFPSALADFVPRAIAAARLAAPGLTARVIEVEPPEAIEAVLAGDADIAVAFEYDELHDDVQLTRIDLGPDPSRIVLPAAHGLARSSAIDIASLAGDDWVGGCERCRAHLESLAADAGFSPRIQFETDDFVAAQAFVSATGSVTLLPDMALRALTRDDVVVVPLADGSGRTVSLRHRHGAERVPAVQTVLDALQRIWSERVA; this is translated from the coding sequence ATGCAGCTCGACCCGCGACGCATCCTGATCTTCCGCACCGTCGCGCGCGAAGGCTCCGTCTCCGGCGGTGCCCGCGCGCTCGGGTGGACGCAGCCTGCCGTCAGCCAGCACATCCGCCTGCTCGAGGAGGAGGTGGGCCAGGCGCTGCTGCTGCGGTCGTCGACCGGCGTCACCCTCACCGAGGCGGGCGAGCGGCTGCTGCGCCACGCCGACGGCATCGCCGGGCTGCTGGGCTCCGCCGAGGCCGAGCTCGCCTCGCTCGCCGAGGGCGCGGGCAGCGTCACGATCGCGGCGTTCCCCTCGGCGCTCGCCGACTTCGTGCCCCGCGCGATCGCCGCGGCGCGCCTCGCGGCGCCGGGGCTCACCGCCCGCGTGATCGAGGTCGAGCCGCCCGAGGCCATCGAGGCGGTGCTCGCCGGCGACGCGGACATCGCCGTCGCCTTCGAGTACGACGAGCTCCACGACGATGTGCAGCTCACCCGCATCGACCTCGGCCCCGACCCCTCGCGCATCGTGCTCCCCGCCGCGCACGGCCTCGCCCGCAGCAGCGCCATCGACATCGCCTCGCTCGCCGGCGACGACTGGGTCGGCGGGTGCGAGCGCTGCCGTGCGCACCTCGAGTCGCTCGCCGCCGACGCCGGCTTCTCGCCCCGCATCCAGTTCGAGACCGACGACTTCGTCGCCGCCCAGGCGTTCGTCTCGGCGACCGGCTCGGTGACGCTGCTGCCCGACATGGCGCTGCGGGCGCTGACGCGCGACGACGTCGTGGTCGTGCCGCTCGCCGACGGCTCAGGCCGGACCGTCTCCCTGCGCCATCGCCATGGCGCGGAGCGCGTTCCCGCGGTGCAGACCGTGCTCGACGCACTGCAGCGCATCTGGAGCGAGCGCGTCGCCTGA